A single Pirellulaceae bacterium DNA region contains:
- a CDS encoding efflux RND transporter permease subunit, whose product MSFPNLSALAVRERSLTLFFMLLALASGAYAFLSLGRAEDPAFKIRALVVSAIWPGATAQEMVDQVADRLEKRFQEVPYFYRVETTARPGRVDMVVEFHDYTPAKELPEVLYEVRKRMLDDAPFLPQGVIGPIVNDDFADVYFNLLTVTAPQVPMKDIVRIAEQTRDRLSRVPGVQKAVLIGERAERVYIEFDMVKLNSLGIAATSVFEAIQAQNQLVPAGLIETGGPRIYFRSGADLSDIERIQRLPIRIGDQLIQLSELAEVHTGYEEPPLFLVRSGGEDALLVGVVMANGENGLELGDRLKSFLEEEQSRLPLGVELRQFTNQAEAISQAVDLFQVKFLVALGVVMLVTLLALGLRAGLIVGIAVPVTLGITFVVMSIVGINLDRITLGALIISLGLLVDDAMISIEMMIVKLEEGWDRVSAAAHAWDVTAAPMLFGTLVTVAGFVPIGFARSGVGEYAGNIFWVLLYSLMVSWVVAVTFTPYLGVMLLPNYKKHDADHDIYQTRAFRIFRSLVRGCLRFRWLVILATFGALGLSIVGLAGPVKKQFFPGSDRPEVLINVYMPQGTSIQATEAVVRRLEAVVEDIPEFDRYASFIGAGAPRFFISLNPEQPDGSFGKVVAIANDSHDRDIAINKIRKVISEGAFPEARVRVDRLLFGPASAWPVGIRVIGPDPQKLREIAGRVREIMVAHPHTDNVNLAWNERVPVYRLNVDVDRLRAIGLTPIDVARQSQFSFDGVPVTELRQDIRTVELRARGLSSVKQIEALQGLEIKTQDGRTIPVAQLGELQVDFEEPVVQRYNRELMLAVQSDVIGAESPDVAAQVWQDLTELRTELPAGYQLTQAGTVENSEKANASINKLGPVMLGLMLISIMLQVRTFNGAFTTLATAPLGLIGAVAALLIFNQPFGFVALLGLIGLAGILMRNTLILTQQVSDNFAAGMSPEDSIVEAVVRRARPVILTALAAMFAFIPLTHDTFWGPMAYVLIGGIASGTVITLLAVPALCSRYFLARQRRDVPSK is encoded by the coding sequence ATGAGTTTCCCCAACCTATCCGCATTAGCTGTTCGTGAACGGTCTCTCACTCTATTCTTCATGCTTCTGGCGTTGGCCTCAGGGGCCTACGCTTTTCTGTCTCTTGGGCGTGCTGAAGACCCGGCATTCAAGATTCGAGCTTTGGTCGTGTCGGCAATCTGGCCGGGGGCAACGGCTCAAGAGATGGTCGATCAAGTTGCCGATCGATTGGAAAAGCGATTTCAAGAGGTACCCTATTTCTACCGAGTCGAAACGACTGCCCGGCCTGGTCGGGTCGACATGGTAGTTGAATTCCATGACTATACTCCTGCCAAAGAACTGCCCGAGGTGCTGTACGAAGTTCGCAAGCGAATGTTGGACGACGCCCCTTTCTTGCCTCAGGGCGTGATTGGGCCGATTGTCAACGATGATTTTGCGGATGTCTACTTTAACCTCTTGACAGTAACGGCCCCACAAGTCCCCATGAAGGATATTGTGCGAATCGCTGAGCAAACACGCGACCGACTTTCCCGCGTTCCGGGCGTGCAGAAAGCAGTTCTGATCGGCGAGCGTGCAGAGCGGGTTTATATCGAGTTTGATATGGTCAAGCTCAACTCATTGGGAATAGCCGCTACATCTGTTTTCGAGGCCATCCAAGCCCAGAACCAATTGGTTCCCGCAGGCTTGATTGAAACCGGCGGCCCACGCATCTATTTTCGTTCCGGCGCAGATCTCTCGGACATCGAACGTATCCAACGCCTTCCCATTCGAATCGGTGATCAGCTGATCCAATTGTCGGAACTGGCTGAAGTTCACACCGGCTATGAAGAACCGCCACTCTTTTTGGTTCGTTCGGGTGGCGAAGATGCCCTATTGGTTGGTGTAGTGATGGCGAATGGAGAGAACGGGCTCGAGCTAGGAGATCGTTTAAAGAGTTTTTTGGAGGAAGAGCAATCGCGATTGCCATTAGGGGTCGAGCTACGTCAGTTCACGAACCAAGCCGAGGCGATTTCCCAAGCGGTCGACCTGTTTCAGGTTAAGTTTCTGGTTGCCCTTGGTGTGGTGATGTTAGTGACGCTTTTAGCGTTGGGATTACGCGCCGGTTTAATTGTCGGCATTGCAGTACCAGTGACGCTGGGCATTACGTTTGTGGTCATGAGTATCGTGGGGATCAACTTAGATCGTATCACGCTGGGTGCATTGATTATCTCGCTAGGCTTGTTAGTCGACGACGCCATGATTTCGATCGAGATGATGATTGTAAAGCTGGAAGAGGGCTGGGATCGGGTAAGCGCGGCGGCTCACGCCTGGGACGTGACCGCCGCACCTATGCTATTCGGTACTTTGGTTACGGTGGCAGGTTTTGTACCGATTGGGTTCGCTCGCTCTGGTGTAGGTGAATATGCGGGAAATATCTTTTGGGTACTTTTATATTCTCTAATGGTTTCTTGGGTCGTAGCCGTGACTTTCACACCCTACTTAGGTGTGATGCTGCTTCCAAATTATAAGAAGCATGATGCGGACCACGATATCTATCAGACTCGAGCTTTCCGCATTTTCCGGTCATTGGTTCGCGGTTGCTTGAGATTTCGCTGGCTCGTCATCCTTGCAACTTTTGGGGCTCTGGGCTTATCCATCGTTGGTTTAGCAGGTCCCGTGAAAAAGCAGTTCTTTCCTGGATCTGACCGCCCCGAAGTTCTCATCAACGTCTACATGCCGCAGGGCACTTCGATTCAAGCAACTGAAGCTGTCGTGCGACGATTGGAGGCAGTCGTCGAAGACATTCCCGAGTTCGACCGCTACGCCAGTTTCATTGGGGCAGGTGCTCCGCGGTTTTTCATTTCACTCAATCCAGAACAGCCTGACGGTTCCTTTGGCAAGGTCGTTGCCATTGCGAATGATTCCCATGACCGCGACATCGCCATCAACAAAATTAGAAAGGTGATATCGGAAGGGGCGTTCCCCGAAGCTCGGGTACGCGTCGACAGATTGCTATTTGGACCGGCCTCTGCTTGGCCGGTAGGTATACGGGTAATCGGTCCTGACCCGCAGAAACTTCGAGAAATTGCTGGCAGGGTTCGTGAAATCATGGTTGCCCACCCGCACACGGACAATGTCAACCTTGCATGGAATGAGAGAGTCCCGGTTTACCGGCTCAATGTGGATGTGGACCGATTGCGAGCCATCGGTTTGACCCCCATTGATGTCGCCCGACAGTCTCAGTTTTCGTTCGACGGAGTCCCAGTCACCGAACTGCGACAAGACATTCGAACTGTTGAATTGCGCGCTCGCGGGTTATCAAGTGTCAAGCAGATCGAAGCGTTGCAAGGGCTAGAGATCAAGACACAGGACGGAAGAACGATCCCGGTTGCACAACTAGGGGAATTGCAGGTCGACTTCGAAGAACCTGTTGTACAGCGATATAACAGGGAATTAATGCTTGCCGTTCAGTCCGACGTGATTGGAGCCGAATCGCCAGACGTTGCGGCCCAAGTCTGGCAGGATCTAACCGAGTTACGGACCGAATTGCCTGCTGGCTATCAGTTGACGCAAGCGGGGACGGTAGAAAATTCGGAAAAGGCCAACGCTTCGATCAACAAACTCGGGCCCGTTATGCTCGGATTGATGCTCATCTCAATCATGCTTCAGGTGCGCACCTTTAACGGTGCCTTTACCACACTGGCGACTGCTCCACTGGGGTTGATTGGTGCCGTGGCTGCCTTGCTAATTTTCAATCAACCATTTGGATTCGTTGCTTTGCTAGGCCTGATCGGATTAGCAGGGATTCTAATGCGTAACACATTGATTTTGACCCAGCAGGTCTCTGACAATTTTGCCGCTGGCATGTCGCCTGAAGATTCCATTGTTGAAGCGGTAGTGCGTCGAGCTAGACCGGTGATTTTGACGGCATTGGCTGCCATGTTTGCCTTCATCCCTTTGACCCACGATACGTTTTGGGGACCAATGGCCTACGTCCTCATAGGCGGAATCGCATCCGGAACCGTCATCACACTGTTAGCGGTTCCTGCTTTGTGTAGCCGGTATTTCCTCGCTCGACAGCGCCGTGACGTTCCGAGTAAATAA
- a CDS encoding efflux RND transporter periplasmic adaptor subunit: protein MKTAALESIVDNVFAQTGTIRARREIPLAFQVPGRITSRHVDTGMTVRAGDVLLELDRKDFDDQLSAAVAQLRAVEAEARDSERELQRQKQMITTKATSQMALDKALAAVDAVTQRVVATQSQLALAKNSLEYTQLRAPVDGLLVDVFGQAGQVVGVGQEVARLAESGELEVEVALPQSLIGNVPQNGECFLNGGEKRFLIELREVSGSADPMSRTWRARYRVLKPETASLPLGSIVRVRLKLSDVDPYLKRVPIAAIDERGDQPRVWLLEEGKANPHSVEIVEYNGEYCKIRSQLPDGAPVISMGTHLLEKGMFVEAIQQ, encoded by the coding sequence GTGAAAACGGCTGCGTTAGAGTCAATCGTTGATAATGTGTTTGCTCAGACTGGGACGATACGTGCGCGACGCGAAATACCGCTGGCCTTTCAGGTACCCGGCCGGATTACCAGTCGGCATGTCGATACGGGTATGACCGTCCGTGCGGGCGATGTGTTGCTGGAACTGGATCGGAAGGACTTCGATGACCAGCTTTCAGCCGCTGTGGCTCAATTGCGAGCCGTTGAGGCGGAGGCGCGCGATTCCGAACGAGAGCTCCAGCGTCAAAAGCAAATGATCACGACCAAAGCCACCAGCCAAATGGCACTCGACAAAGCACTGGCGGCCGTCGATGCCGTGACTCAGCGAGTCGTTGCCACTCAATCGCAGTTAGCTTTGGCCAAAAATTCTCTGGAGTACACCCAGCTTCGGGCTCCCGTGGATGGTCTGTTGGTTGATGTCTTTGGCCAAGCGGGGCAAGTCGTTGGCGTGGGGCAAGAAGTTGCTCGCCTAGCGGAATCGGGAGAACTGGAAGTCGAGGTGGCTTTACCCCAATCGTTGATCGGAAATGTGCCTCAAAACGGCGAATGCTTTCTCAATGGCGGAGAGAAACGATTTCTCATTGAGCTGCGTGAGGTCTCGGGATCAGCAGATCCGATGAGCCGTACTTGGCGGGCTAGGTACCGGGTTCTTAAACCCGAAACTGCTTCCTTACCGCTTGGGTCGATTGTTCGCGTCCGCCTCAAGCTGTCAGATGTCGATCCCTATCTGAAACGAGTCCCCATTGCAGCCATAGATGAACGGGGAGATCAACCGCGTGTCTGGTTGCTGGAAGAAGGCAAAGCAAATCCTCATTCTGTGGAGATTGTCGAATACAACGGGGAGTATTGCAAAATTCGTAGCCAACTACCTGATGGTGCGCCCGTCATTTCCATGGGAACCCACCTGCTGGAAAAAGGAATGTTCGTGGAGGCGATCCAGCAATGA
- a CDS encoding efflux transporter outer membrane subunit has protein sequence MAGFLLATCLFLSATGCVVGPNVRPSHDPLMSDWHAHHDERFGPGNAADHHWWMNFEDPAMHRLIYQVADQNLSIQEAAERIQEARARVGVTRSGLFPSVTHQASYNRIDISDNGNPAGISGVPFPPFDLWSTGFNVNWEVDLFGRVKRLTEAACADLRATAEAKNALQVSMLGDVAASYVSMRVIEARIEQANANIAIQEETLAITRRRFEAGAISDLDVAQAEAQLYSTRASVPNLAREREIINNRLSILRGEQPRGLLDIVEPSSSIPRVPAQIDIGIPHDLVRRRPDVRAAEQKVIASGARIGVAQAELYPSVSLTGVFTMDTKNLSSLFESDSFGMRVGPAVRWNIFSFGRVLRGIDAAESVYRQAQLQYRQSVLSAVGEVEDAMVSYRRNQEIAEQLEQAVASAKRGVDNATEQYASGAIPFQAVLDSQRQLTLITDELISAQGNIVVSVVRLYKALGGGWNLQNSTPVVDQAMTQNPVIEAAPMPALESFDEID, from the coding sequence GTGGCAGGTTTCTTACTTGCGACTTGCCTGTTCTTGTCGGCCACTGGCTGCGTGGTGGGGCCTAATGTTCGACCGTCGCACGACCCGCTGATGTCCGACTGGCACGCTCATCACGACGAACGATTTGGTCCAGGAAATGCGGCTGACCACCATTGGTGGATGAACTTCGAAGATCCAGCGATGCATCGATTGATTTACCAAGTCGCAGATCAAAATCTATCCATTCAGGAGGCTGCGGAACGAATTCAAGAGGCTCGAGCACGCGTGGGCGTAACTCGTAGCGGATTGTTCCCTTCCGTCACCCATCAGGCTTCGTACAACCGAATCGATATTAGTGATAATGGCAATCCTGCGGGCATCTCGGGGGTTCCATTCCCGCCCTTCGATTTGTGGTCCACAGGTTTCAACGTCAATTGGGAAGTTGATTTATTTGGTCGCGTGAAGCGATTAACGGAGGCGGCTTGTGCCGATCTTCGCGCAACTGCCGAAGCGAAGAACGCTTTGCAAGTTAGCATGCTTGGCGACGTGGCTGCATCATATGTCTCAATGCGAGTGATCGAAGCAAGAATCGAACAAGCTAACGCCAATATTGCGATCCAGGAGGAAACGCTAGCTATTACTCGTCGACGATTTGAGGCGGGAGCCATTAGTGACCTAGATGTGGCTCAGGCCGAAGCGCAGTTGTACTCGACCCGTGCGAGCGTGCCAAATCTCGCGCGTGAACGGGAGATTATTAACAATCGCTTGTCGATCTTGCGCGGCGAGCAACCCCGGGGATTATTGGACATCGTTGAACCTTCGAGTTCAATTCCTCGCGTTCCAGCTCAGATAGACATCGGAATACCACACGATTTAGTCCGCAGGAGACCTGACGTGCGTGCCGCCGAACAAAAAGTCATCGCGTCCGGTGCGCGCATCGGAGTAGCCCAGGCCGAGCTGTACCCGTCCGTTTCCTTAACCGGCGTCTTTACAATGGACACAAAAAACCTTTCAAGCCTTTTTGAGAGCGATAGCTTCGGAATGCGCGTCGGCCCAGCAGTGCGATGGAACATTTTCAGTTTCGGTCGAGTCCTTCGAGGAATTGACGCCGCCGAATCTGTATACCGTCAAGCACAATTGCAGTATCGTCAATCGGTGCTCAGCGCCGTGGGAGAGGTCGAAGATGCTATGGTGAGCTACCGTCGCAATCAAGAAATCGCCGAGCAGCTTGAACAAGCGGTTGCTTCCGCGAAACGGGGGGTTGACAATGCGACTGAGCAATACGCATCGGGTGCCATCCCATTTCAGGCGGTGCTCGATTCCCAACGTCAGTTAACACTCATCACGGACGAATTGATTTCCGCCCAAGGCAATATTGTGGTGAGCGTGGTGCGCCTCTACAAAGCACTCGGCGGCGGCTGGAATCTGCAGAATTCCACACCAGTTGTCGATCAGGCTATGACGCAGAATCCGGTCATTGAAGCGGCACCAATGCCAGCACTCGAGTCATTCGACGAGATTGATTAG
- a CDS encoding TetR/AcrR family transcriptional regulator produces the protein MSRDSSTKHPSPGRPVDPELRDRRIAEILQVAARLFAEHGYTNTNIQSIADHLQISKGLVYRYFASKEKLFAACLEDAVNRLNETIQSSVDPSHTPLAKLSQAVLSYLIFFHDNSEVVELFIQERVFFRDHTHSTYFAHREANMEPWRELLTDLAQKGEIQDLPAEQILDHIADLLYGIIFTDRINGRRQQPEERHVQIMNILFHGLIK, from the coding sequence TTGTCGCGCGATAGCAGCACAAAGCATCCCTCACCAGGGCGGCCGGTTGATCCTGAGCTTCGAGATCGCAGAATTGCGGAGATTCTGCAGGTAGCGGCACGACTTTTCGCTGAGCACGGGTATACCAACACAAACATCCAATCCATCGCCGACCACCTTCAGATCAGCAAGGGATTGGTATACCGTTACTTCGCTAGCAAAGAAAAGCTATTTGCTGCCTGCCTGGAGGATGCCGTTAATCGCTTGAACGAGACGATTCAATCCAGCGTTGACCCGAGTCACACTCCACTGGCAAAACTAAGCCAAGCGGTTCTCAGCTATCTGATTTTCTTCCATGACAACTCCGAGGTCGTTGAGCTGTTTATTCAAGAACGAGTCTTTTTTCGAGACCATACCCATTCCACCTACTTTGCTCACCGCGAAGCTAATATGGAACCGTGGCGTGAGCTGTTGACCGATTTGGCGCAAAAGGGAGAAATACAAGATCTGCCAGCCGAACAAATCTTGGATCACATCGCGGACTTGCTGTACGGCATCATCTTCACTGACCGAATCAACGGCCGACGCCAACAGCCTGAAGAACGGCACGTGCAGATTATGAACATCCTATTCCACGGACTCATCAAATAG
- a CDS encoding radical SAM protein, translating to MLVVSSFVSKRATMERFSLPALEYHVAHGCNLSCQQCSHYSNFHLAGRLPTVADAESEYSQWSHRLKPTRFALLGGEPLLNPAISEHIQLARQHWHDSELMLVTNGFLMHRFPELPQVLVDTECQLEISQHGTHQDYLERFRDVKAIVRSWRKQYPKLRINIRKSHKGWMRQYNVIDGKPMPFNSKPDAAYRVCMQRTCTQLVNGCLAKCPALAYWPQLETKAHLESISEWDLFRDYESCPPTASDDELRLFLETKSIPQCAMCPSRRVAFRHPSPLQRSNLQ from the coding sequence ATGCTCGTCGTTTCAAGCTTCGTATCAAAGAGGGCGACGATGGAACGCTTCAGCTTGCCCGCTCTTGAGTACCACGTTGCTCATGGTTGCAACTTGTCCTGCCAGCAGTGTAGCCACTACAGCAATTTTCACTTGGCCGGCAGGTTGCCAACGGTCGCTGACGCGGAGTCCGAGTACTCGCAATGGTCGCATCGACTTAAGCCAACGCGATTCGCCTTGCTTGGCGGCGAGCCGCTGCTAAATCCTGCGATCTCGGAGCACATTCAGCTTGCTCGACAACACTGGCACGACAGTGAACTGATGCTGGTCACCAATGGATTCCTCATGCACCGCTTCCCAGAGTTGCCCCAGGTTCTCGTTGATACAGAGTGCCAACTTGAAATTAGCCAGCATGGAACACATCAAGACTACCTCGAACGGTTCCGCGACGTGAAAGCGATAGTGCGGAGTTGGCGTAAGCAGTATCCGAAGCTTCGCATCAACATTCGCAAATCGCACAAAGGCTGGATGCGGCAATACAACGTTATCGATGGCAAGCCGATGCCATTCAACTCCAAGCCAGACGCTGCGTATCGCGTCTGTATGCAGCGAACGTGCACCCAGCTTGTGAATGGCTGTCTCGCTAAATGTCCCGCACTCGCATATTGGCCACAGCTAGAGACAAAAGCCCACCTCGAATCCATTTCGGAGTGGGATTTGTTCCGTGACTACGAATCTTGCCCGCCAACAGCGAGCGACGACGAGCTTCGCTTATTCCTCGAAACCAAGTCGATTCCCCAGTGCGCGATGTGTCCTAGTAGGCGCGTCGCGTTTCGTCATCCCAGTCCCTTGCAAAGGAGTAACTTGCAATGA
- a CDS encoding glycosyltransferase gives MRDRVTFCIKTIHRPHCCATLVRSIYEHCGDDRPLIYVLDDGKPELRFSLTCPDEAALVDRLIETEYDIGLSAGRNRLVEAAQTRMVIFSDDDHVVGPQTRLNDLVRKFESSRLDLLATLSKQPHRPHPDGTPRLLTSSGGVLHIPRGEYRRIGDIAECAFVCNCFVAHRDILQAIRWDEELKVDEHWDFFWRAKIAGVRVGVAMDHVFPHIHVDPPAYTRHRPVFLRAALRKHGLRKVLWK, from the coding sequence ATGCGTGATCGCGTCACATTCTGCATCAAGACCATCCATCGCCCTCATTGCTGCGCAACGCTCGTCCGCAGCATCTACGAGCATTGTGGCGATGACCGTCCGCTGATTTATGTTCTCGACGACGGGAAGCCTGAGCTGCGATTCTCGCTTACCTGTCCTGACGAAGCAGCGTTGGTCGATAGACTCATTGAGACCGAATATGACATCGGATTGTCGGCTGGTCGCAATCGTCTCGTTGAAGCCGCGCAAACTCGGATGGTGATCTTCTCCGATGACGATCACGTCGTTGGTCCGCAGACGCGACTGAATGATCTCGTGCGCAAGTTCGAATCGAGTCGGCTCGATCTATTGGCAACACTCAGCAAGCAACCACATCGCCCTCATCCGGACGGAACGCCCCGGCTGCTCACTTCGTCCGGTGGCGTACTTCACATTCCACGCGGTGAGTATCGGCGCATTGGTGACATCGCAGAGTGCGCATTCGTTTGTAACTGCTTCGTTGCCCATCGTGACATCTTGCAGGCCATTCGATGGGATGAAGAACTGAAGGTCGACGAGCACTGGGACTTCTTCTGGCGAGCCAAGATTGCCGGCGTCAGGGTTGGAGTGGCGATGGACCACGTATTTCCGCACATCCACGTCGATCCGCCGGCCTACACGCGACATCGACCAGTGTTCTTAAGAGCGGCTCTTCGTAAACACGGATTAAGGAAGGTACTTTGGAAATGA
- a CDS encoding glycosyltransferase produces MEATVPIQDITFCIKTIHRPWACHRLVQSLRKEFGEPKIVVVDDGLPEHWFSRKYPETAKHCKVIDLEQHDVGVGIGRNTAIDAADTEFIFLLDDDQIVTPELHLDRVYQRFIEYELDILAVRQGAGGRPMLFSPLMNGSRIWMHRGEHKRIGETCWCDMVSNAFLACRDTLARVRWDDEIKTYEHWEFFYRASQIEHLQIAVALDCSVVHDHVAAKPYGALRARPKFRRLGLRKHGFDSLRYPGGGIVHA; encoded by the coding sequence ATGGAAGCAACTGTACCCATTCAAGACATTACCTTTTGCATCAAGACCATTCATCGGCCTTGGGCCTGCCATCGACTCGTCCAATCGCTTCGAAAGGAGTTCGGCGAACCCAAGATCGTTGTCGTCGACGATGGCCTGCCCGAACATTGGTTCTCGCGCAAGTATCCCGAGACCGCTAAACACTGCAAAGTGATTGACCTTGAGCAACACGATGTGGGCGTCGGAATTGGACGCAACACGGCCATTGATGCCGCCGACACCGAATTCATCTTCCTGCTCGATGACGATCAAATCGTCACACCAGAGCTACACCTCGATCGCGTCTACCAGCGGTTCATCGAGTACGAGCTCGACATTCTGGCTGTCCGTCAGGGCGCTGGTGGCCGGCCTATGCTTTTCAGCCCACTGATGAATGGCAGCCGCATCTGGATGCATCGAGGCGAACACAAACGCATCGGTGAAACCTGCTGGTGCGACATGGTCAGCAACGCATTCCTTGCGTGTCGCGACACGCTCGCCCGCGTTCGCTGGGATGACGAGATCAAAACGTACGAGCACTGGGAGTTTTTCTATCGGGCGTCCCAGATCGAGCATCTGCAAATTGCCGTTGCACTCGACTGCTCAGTAGTCCACGACCATGTGGCAGCTAAGCCTTACGGAGCTCTGCGAGCCCGACCCAAGTTCCGCCGATTGGGGCTTCGTAAACACGGCTTTGATTCACTGCGTTATCCAGGAGGAGGTATCGTCCATGCGTGA
- a CDS encoding glycosyltransferase family 25 protein — protein MNLDRRDDRLREWMQQLPQPWPFPDVERFAAIDGRRLATPEQWRAGNGAWGCYRSHLLILEKCLLEGIDSYVVFEDDAGFVPDFVEHLDAYVRELPEDWGLAYLGGQHLYAAKHPPKKISDHVYRPYNVNRTHAFMVRGRATMKTLYRHLNWNDWHLKHHIDHHLGRLIQRRYEALVQGKNVEKESIPVYTPDRWLVGQLPTKSNICGRKWTQTRFFNDAKNADHSDAPFFAVLGPHRSGTSCVAMVMHHLGVHMGNELGGYEATGGGEAIGLANLCEKAMRFPAIDPKIPDGQLAKQLKAWIVTRKAEAIRDRTVAGGRYPHLCRFASHLSDALGNSLRIIAVDRPIEASIRSLQDRSSRHPGQWFAAGDDACDKLQRSLLEHRETFIQEHPEVPVHRINFAKLTEDPETAINELIAFLGIEPTAEEIDSAIAHVNPELRKFG, from the coding sequence ATGAATCTCGATCGACGCGACGATCGTCTGCGCGAGTGGATGCAGCAACTACCGCAGCCATGGCCATTCCCAGACGTCGAGCGATTCGCAGCCATCGATGGTCGCAGACTAGCGACGCCCGAGCAGTGGCGTGCCGGCAATGGTGCCTGGGGCTGCTACCGTTCGCACTTGCTGATCCTGGAGAAATGTTTGCTTGAAGGGATCGATTCGTATGTTGTCTTCGAAGATGACGCAGGGTTCGTTCCCGACTTCGTTGAACACCTCGATGCATACGTTCGCGAACTTCCTGAAGACTGGGGACTAGCTTATCTCGGAGGCCAACACCTGTACGCTGCCAAACATCCGCCCAAGAAGATCAGCGACCACGTTTACCGACCTTACAACGTCAATCGCACACATGCCTTCATGGTGCGTGGTCGCGCAACGATGAAGACTCTCTATCGCCACCTCAACTGGAATGACTGGCACCTAAAGCACCACATCGATCATCACCTGGGTCGATTGATTCAGCGGCGATACGAAGCTCTGGTTCAAGGTAAGAACGTTGAGAAAGAATCGATTCCGGTTTACACCCCCGATCGCTGGCTCGTCGGCCAACTGCCGACCAAGTCCAACATCTGCGGTCGCAAGTGGACCCAAACCAGGTTCTTCAACGATGCCAAGAATGCCGACCACAGCGACGCGCCGTTCTTCGCCGTCCTCGGGCCCCATCGCAGTGGAACAAGTTGCGTGGCAATGGTCATGCATCATTTGGGCGTTCACATGGGCAACGAACTCGGTGGCTACGAGGCAACTGGAGGTGGCGAGGCGATCGGGCTAGCGAACCTCTGTGAAAAGGCGATGCGATTCCCAGCGATCGATCCCAAGATCCCGGATGGTCAGCTTGCCAAGCAACTGAAGGCCTGGATCGTAACGCGGAAGGCAGAAGCCATTCGTGACCGCACTGTCGCTGGCGGCAGGTATCCGCATCTTTGCAGATTCGCAAGCCACCTCTCCGACGCTCTCGGTAACTCGCTGCGAATCATCGCCGTGGATCGCCCAATCGAAGCATCGATTCGTTCGCTTCAAGATCGAAGTAGCCGACATCCAGGCCAATGGTTCGCAGCCGGCGATGACGCCTGCGACAAGCTACAGCGTTCGCTTCTTGAACATCGCGAGACGTTCATTCAAGAGCATCCAGAAGTCCCCGTCCATCGGATCAACTTCGCCAAGCTAACGGAAGATCCCGAAACCGCAATCAATGAACTGATCGCATTCCTCGGCATTGAGCCCACTGCCGAAGAGATCGATTCGGCGATCGCCCACGTGAACCCGGAGTTGAGGAAGTTCGGATGA